From Pieris rapae chromosome 15, ilPieRapa1.1, whole genome shotgun sequence:
CTCAGCCACGGCACCTCCAATATGGACGTCCTCATCTCCATGACCACCACCATCAGGTAATTCGGCCGATCGCCTTCTTCGTCCTCGCCAGTCCTTCCTCACCAGGCGCACGTTAATTCTCCTCGTACACGTCTGCAGTTACGCGTACTCGTTGGCCGTGGTCGTCGCGGCGATGGCCATGCAGACGGACACCAGCCCCTTGACTTTCTTCGACACTCCGCCCATGTTGCTGGTCTTCGTGTCCTTGGGACGGTGGCTGGAGCACATCGCGAAAGTGAGTATCGTTCGCCGCGCCTCGAGCCTGCGATCGACAGATCAGCGGATTAATCGTCGACCCGATGTGACAGGGCAAGACCTCCGAAGCTCTGTCGAAGCTGTTGTCCCTGAAGGCGACGGAGGCGGTGCTGGTGACGCTGGACGGCGAGGGTCGAGAAATCTCGGAGAAGAGCATTCCCGTCGAGCTGGTGGAGAGAGGAGACGTCTTGAAGGTATATTTCTCTCTCAGAGAATCGTATAATAATTCTTCGAATCCGAGTAATGGGCTTCCTCCGCTCCGTAGGTACTTCCGGGCGCCAAGATCCCCGTGGACGGCAAAGTGATGTCGGGGCAGAGCACGTGCGACGAGTCCCTCATCACCGGAGAGTCCATGCCCGTCGCCAAAAGCAAAGGTACGACGGATCCATTTCCATCGACAGCCGGCGACGAAACAATACTTGAAGTGCCAACCGGCCATCTTCCAGATTCGCTCGTGATAGGCGGAAGCATAAACCAGCACGGAGCCCTTCTGATGCGCGCCACCCACACCGGAGAGGCGTCCACCCTGGCGCAGATCGTGCGTCTCGTGGAAGAGGCCCAGAGCAGCAAGGCGCCCGTGCAGAGGCTGGCCGACACCATCGCGGGGTGAGGGCGGCCGTCGCGTCTCCACCTACAATACGTAATCAATAGAACGAACGTTCCAACTCGCGTCATTCGTTCCAGATACTTCGTGCCGATCGTGGTCTTCTTGTCCGTTCTGACCCTGGTCTGCTGGATGATCACGGGCGCGGTGGATATCGACAAGATCAAAAAGATCACACCGGTCAGTGtagattgtattttttaagcaaGTTTGTGAAGACGGGAATGAAGAAATGAACACGAGGAAATTTACGATTTCAGGAAATCTACCGCACCTTCTCCGATTGGGAACTAATAGTGCAGACCTCGTTCCACTTCGCTCTGTCCGTTCTGGCCATAGCGTGCCCGTGCGCGCTCGGGCTGGCCACGCCCACCGCCGTCATGGTCGCCACGGGCGTCGGGGCCAAATTGGGCCTGCTCATAAAGGGGGCCGAACCCTTAGAAAACGCCCACAAAGTACGTACCTTCACGAGTGCCGCAGACGATGAGATATTCCGCGCTCATCACGCGCACCATTCTCTCTGTCGCAGGTTAAAACGGTGATATTCGACAAAACGGGGACCATCACCCGCGGGAGTACCGCCGTGGCGAGAGTTTCGCTGCTCACGGGGGAAGCCAACTCCCTCCAAGACATTCTCGCCTGCATACTCACCGCGGAACTGAACTCCGAACACCCCGTGGCTTCCGGTGAGTAGCATTTTGAATGCGGAGTATTATTATGAAGACTGATCGACGCTAACCCAAATGAAATCTCTCCGCCAGCCATAGTCCGGTGGTGCACGGCGGTCCTCGGTTCGTCGGATCGGGCGCAATGCAGCGGCTTCACCGCGGCACCGGGCTGCGGCCTCAGGGCTAAGCTCACTCTGCGCACGCGCAACAATTTCCCACGACTCGATATCGGGGCCGAAAGGTAGAAAACTATCGATCGCGATTAGTTTTTGCgtctatgttaataataatgtatttcttcAAGTAGCTAAAATGCGAAACCTTAATAGATCGCACGTAAACTTACGTTTAAATCtaaaagaagaaattaaatatttagaattatacTTTCAGAGAAGGCTCGTCGTTCCAACTTCGCGGTGTTCCCGTGGACATGATCGAGGGCGATGGCGATTCGGCCCTCAGTTCCGCGCAGGCGGCGCACCGGCTGAACGCCATCATCCATAATGGCAACGATCAGGTAACGATGTCGCACAGTGCGCCCTTTTGGTCCTTCGAACCggacctttaaaaaaattaatatatttggtgCAACTCTTCACGTTCCCGAAGCACAATATGCTCATGaccaattttaatttgtcagGACGCGGAACAAATAGTTCTGATCGGCAACCGAGAGTGGATGCATCGCAACGGAGTGTCCGTCCCGAGGAGAGTCCAGCGAGTTCTCAAAGATGACGAGGAGTTGGGAAGGACCGCCGTCCTCGTCGCCATCAACGGTGAGGCCGACGTCGACCGAGTGAGAAGTCTCATTTATTTGGAtgtttaatcataaataatctatataaatctAGATCAGCTAGTCTGCACGATCGGTGTGGCCGACGATGTGAAACCGGAGGCCCACCTGGCGGTCTACTGCCTGAAGAAGATGGGTTTAGAGGTGTGTCTGCTCACCGGAGACAACAGGAAGACCGCCGTGGCCATCGCGAGACAGGTAAATAGTCTCCGTCGGAAGGATTGCTTCACACCgtggattttattaattgtatgtcTACGATTGGATTTCAGGTCGGAATAACCAAGGTGTACGCCGAAGTGTTGCCCTCGCACAAAGTGGCCAAGATCCAGAAGCTGCAAGAGAAGGGCCAGAAGGTGGCCATGGTGAGTTCGAGTCCGCTCTGCCTGGTTTCTGTCTACGAGGCCGTCAGATATATAATAGCAAATATACGGTCGCAGGTCGGAGACGGCGTGAACGATTCTCCCGCGCTGGCGCAGGCGGACGTGGGCATCGCCATCGCCTCGGGGACGGACGTCGCCGTGGAAGCCGCGGATCTGGTGCTCATGAGGGTTCGTCCGACCGCGTGTTACCTCCACTTGACTCGAATTCAAACGCCCGTCTTCCCGTACGACGATGACCCTCTGATCTCCCGCAGAACGACCTGCTGGACGTGGTGGCGTGTCTCGAGTTGTCTCGGACGACCGTCCGTCGGATCCGGCTCAACTTCGTGTTCGCGTCCGTCTACAACTTGCTGGGAATACCTCTGGCCAGCGGCGCCTTCGCGCTCTTCGGTCTTCAGCTGCAGGTCTCTATCGAGCTCCACGCCACTCCAGGGGTTTGAAGCAAGGGAGCGACTCGACATTcgtctctctctctctctttctctctctTTTTGCGTCGAGGCTCCGACTTCGTACCGCGCCACTAGGTTTAATTTGATCGTTATCGTTTCAGCCGTGGATGGCGTCGGCGGCGATGGCCATGAGCTCGGTGTCCGTCGTCTGCTCTAGCTTGATGCTGAAGACGTGAGTATCAGCCAGAGATCGACTTTTGGCGAAACGTCGAGCGGCAGCTCAATCGTGTCCCTCAGTTTCAGAAAAGCCAAAGCGGAGAATCTCCGAACGACGGAGTATCTCCAGTCGATACATTTGGAGCGATTGGACTCCGTCTCCGTGCATCGCGGCCTGGACGACAAAATATACCCGGACAGCCGCGCCTCACCGCTGGCTAAGTACGTTCCGATGGTG
This genomic window contains:
- the LOC110996188 gene encoding copper-transporting ATPase 1 isoform X2, whose amino-acid sequence is MLSKGFKYSRLEDDDVGDSSEEPVSIRVPIDGMTCQSCVRNIEGSVGELPGVRHVKVELSEKAGYFRYDPRECTASVIRSHIEDMGFEVPFEVDTEDETKNLLEREIPTDLLIDMSGAGSDESSLLLAVTGMTCQSCVNTIQGSLSEMPGVLHSAVSLAENSASVRFSREAITPRQIADAVYSLGFDVDIISVDGKPLSESTQELAPGDGNLSPRVNGAPANGTVATAEEISRCTLEVRGMTCASCVAAIEKHCSKLNGVHSVVIALLAAKAEVRFEPNVIPAASIAQSITELGFPAEVVGESGAPRDLTLLIKGMTCASCVNKIEKRLLKLDGVVSCVVALTTSKGKVKYDPEVIGARKICDAVNGLGFDASLVTSGIRNSGNYLEHKEEIRKWRTAFLISLIFGAPCMAAMVYFMWHMGKGHDARDMCCVLPGLSLENLIMWALATPVQFIGGWHFYKQAYKALSHGTSNMDVLISMTTTISYAYSLAVVVAAMAMQTDTSPLTFFDTPPMLLVFVSLGRWLEHIAKGKTSEALSKLLSLKATEAVLVTLDGEGREISEKSIPVELVERGDVLKVLPGAKIPVDGKVMSGQSTCDESLITGESMPVAKSKDSLVIGGSINQHGALLMRATHTGEASTLAQIVRLVEEAQSSKAPVQRLADTIAGYFVPIVVFLSVLTLVCWMITGAVDIDKIKKITPEIYRTFSDWELIVQTSFHFALSVLAIACPCALGLATPTAVMVATGVGAKLGLLIKGAEPLENAHKVKTVIFDKTGTITRGSTAVARVSLLTGEANSLQDILACILTAELNSEHPVASAIVRWCTAVLGSSDRAQCSGFTAAPGCGLRAKLTLRTRNNFPRLDIGAEREGSSFQLRGVPVDMIEGDGDSALSSAQAAHRLNAIIHNGNDQDAEQIVLIGNREWMHRNGVSVPRRVQRVLKDDEELGRTAVLVAINDQLVCTIGVADDVKPEAHLAVYCLKKMGLEVCLLTGDNRKTAVAIARQVGITKVYAEVLPSHKVAKIQKLQEKGQKVAMVGDGVNDSPALAQADVGIAIASGTDVAVEAADLVLMRNDLLDVVACLELSRTTVRRIRLNFVFASVYNLLGIPLASGAFALFGLQLQPWMASAAMAMSSVSVVCSSLMLKTFRKAKAENLRTTEYLQSIHLERLDSVSVHRGLDDKIYPDSRASPLAKLFQRNKPSEGCLLREEDDLMTVSFIPKRPTREQPGVNG
- the LOC110996188 gene encoding copper-transporting ATPase 2 isoform X3; amino-acid sequence: MTTNTTLTDVTAEMTEKEKSGDSSEEPVSIRVPIDGMTCQSCVRNIEGSVGELPGVRHVKVELSEKAGYFRYDPRECTASVIRSHIEDMGFEVPFEVDTEDETKNLLEREIPTDLLIDMSGAGSDESSLLLAVTGMTCQSCVNTIQGSLSEMPGVLHSAVSLAENSASVRFSREAITPRQIADAVYSLGFDVDIISVDGKPLSESTQELAPGDGNLSPRVNGAPANGTVATAEEISRCTLEVRGMTCASCVAAIEKHCSKLNGVHSVVIALLAAKAEVRFEPNVIPAASIAQSITELGFPAEVVGESGAPRDLTLLIKGMTCASCVNKIEKRLLKLDGVVSCVVALTTSKGKVKYDPEVIGARKICDAVNGLGFDASLVTSGIRNSGNYLEHKEEIRKWRTAFLISLIFGAPCMAAMVYFMWHMGKGHDARDMCCVLPGLSLENLIMWALATPVQFIGGWHFYKQAYKALSHGTSNMDVLISMTTTISYAYSLAVVVAAMAMQTDTSPLTFFDTPPMLLVFVSLGRWLEHIAKGKTSEALSKLLSLKATEAVLVTLDGEGREISEKSIPVELVERGDVLKVLPGAKIPVDGKVMSGQSTCDESLITGESMPVAKSKDSLVIGGSINQHGALLMRATHTGEASTLAQIVRLVEEAQSSKAPVQRLADTIAGYFVPIVVFLSVLTLVCWMITGAVDIDKIKKITPEIYRTFSDWELIVQTSFHFALSVLAIACPCALGLATPTAVMVATGVGAKLGLLIKGAEPLENAHKVKTVIFDKTGTITRGSTAVARVSLLTGEANSLQDILACILTAELNSEHPVASAIVRWCTAVLGSSDRAQCSGFTAAPGCGLRAKLTLRTRNNFPRLDIGAEREGSSFQLRGVPVDMIEGDGDSALSSAQAAHRLNAIIHNGNDQDAEQIVLIGNREWMHRNGVSVPRRVQRVLKDDEELGRTAVLVAINDQLVCTIGVADDVKPEAHLAVYCLKKMGLEVCLLTGDNRKTAVAIARQVGITKVYAEVLPSHKVAKIQKLQEKGQKVAMVGDGVNDSPALAQADVGIAIASGTDVAVEAADLVLMRNDLLDVVACLELSRTTVRRIRLNFVFASVYNLLGIPLASGAFALFGLQLQPWMASAAMAMSSVSVVCSSLMLKTFRKAKAENLRTTEYLQSIHLERLDSVSVHRGLDDKIYPDSRASPLANERRDSLKTALLKV
- the LOC110996188 gene encoding copper-transporting ATPase 2 isoform X1, whose amino-acid sequence is MTTNTTLTDVTAEMTEKEKSGDSSEEPVSIRVPIDGMTCQSCVRNIEGSVGELPGVRHVKVELSEKAGYFRYDPRECTASVIRSHIEDMGFEVPFEVDTEDETKNLLEREIPTDLLIDMSGAGSDESSLLLAVTGMTCQSCVNTIQGSLSEMPGVLHSAVSLAENSASVRFSREAITPRQIADAVYSLGFDVDIISVDGKPLSESTQELAPGDGNLSPRVNGAPANGTVATAEEISRCTLEVRGMTCASCVAAIEKHCSKLNGVHSVVIALLAAKAEVRFEPNVIPAASIAQSITELGFPAEVVGESGAPRDLTLLIKGMTCASCVNKIEKRLLKLDGVVSCVVALTTSKGKVKYDPEVIGARKICDAVNGLGFDASLVTSGIRNSGNYLEHKEEIRKWRTAFLISLIFGAPCMAAMVYFMWHMGKGHDARDMCCVLPGLSLENLIMWALATPVQFIGGWHFYKQAYKALSHGTSNMDVLISMTTTISYAYSLAVVVAAMAMQTDTSPLTFFDTPPMLLVFVSLGRWLEHIAKGKTSEALSKLLSLKATEAVLVTLDGEGREISEKSIPVELVERGDVLKVLPGAKIPVDGKVMSGQSTCDESLITGESMPVAKSKDSLVIGGSINQHGALLMRATHTGEASTLAQIVRLVEEAQSSKAPVQRLADTIAGYFVPIVVFLSVLTLVCWMITGAVDIDKIKKITPEIYRTFSDWELIVQTSFHFALSVLAIACPCALGLATPTAVMVATGVGAKLGLLIKGAEPLENAHKVKTVIFDKTGTITRGSTAVARVSLLTGEANSLQDILACILTAELNSEHPVASAIVRWCTAVLGSSDRAQCSGFTAAPGCGLRAKLTLRTRNNFPRLDIGAEREGSSFQLRGVPVDMIEGDGDSALSSAQAAHRLNAIIHNGNDQDAEQIVLIGNREWMHRNGVSVPRRVQRVLKDDEELGRTAVLVAINDQLVCTIGVADDVKPEAHLAVYCLKKMGLEVCLLTGDNRKTAVAIARQVGITKVYAEVLPSHKVAKIQKLQEKGQKVAMVGDGVNDSPALAQADVGIAIASGTDVAVEAADLVLMRNDLLDVVACLELSRTTVRRIRLNFVFASVYNLLGIPLASGAFALFGLQLQPWMASAAMAMSSVSVVCSSLMLKTFRKAKAENLRTTEYLQSIHLERLDSVSVHRGLDDKIYPDSRASPLAKLFQRNKPSEGCLLREEDDLMTVSFIPKRPTREQPGVNG